DNA sequence from the Bacillota bacterium genome:
TTCACCCGCTCGGGAAACGCCACCGCCGATGGCCACGATTTCCGGGTTCAGCGTATTCACCAGGGTGGCAATGGCTGAGCCTAAATAGGAACCGGTGCGTCGCATCAATTCACTGCAGAAGGGGTCCCCTGCCGCGGCATGTTCCGCCACCAAGGCCGCAGTTACCTTAGACATATCATCGCCCACTGCGGCGGCCAAGGAAGAGTTGATCCCCATGGTAAGACCCGCAATGGCCGATGCCGCAATGGCCCGTCCTGAGGCCACAGCCTCTAAGCACCCGTCGCGTCCGCAGCTGCAATGGGGTCCGTCGGGCTCAACGATGGTATGTCCAATCTCCCCCGCACTACTGGTGGCCCCATAGTGTAGTGTGCTGTTCAACACTAGGCCACAACCCACCGCGGACCCCACAAACAACGCGATGAAGTCGTTGGACCCCTTCCCGGCCCCATAGCGCCATTCCCCGAGGGTCGCCATACGCACGTCATTGTCCACTACAACCGGAATCCCCACTAGACGACTTAGCTTGGCGGCAACAGGCTCCCGTTCCCATTGCAGGTTTGGGGAGAAGACCGAAACCCCCAGGCGCGGGTCCACAATACCTGGCACACCCACACCGATGCCCCTGACCTTGTCCGCTG
Encoded proteins:
- a CDS encoding ROK family transcriptional regulator; this encodes MALEVLPFEIRDPRRSLVLRLIKESGPISRGEIAERTGFISSTVANITNDLIEAGLVKEGQQGPSQGGRRPMLLELNGEHAYVVGVNIGYSNIVALLVDLAGKVMDRAVVSTLPWRGCDAVLQSVAGAVRDLLKNNPQAADKVRGIGVGVPGIVDPRLGVSVFSPNLQWEREPVAAKLSRLVGIPVVVDNDVRMATLGEWRYGAGKGSNDFIALFVGSAVGCGLVLNSTLHYGATSSAGEIGHTIVEPDGPHCSCGRDGCLEAVASGRAIAASAIAGLTMGINSSLAAAVGDDMSKVTAALVAEHAAAGDPFCSELMRRTGSYLGSAIATLVNTLNPEIVAIGGGVSRAGELLLQPIRESYREKAIKHVMDSVQIIPAQLDKDAGPRGAAALVIDRLMV